The Piliocolobus tephrosceles isolate RC106 chromosome 3, ASM277652v3, whole genome shotgun sequence genome has a window encoding:
- the ING2 gene encoding inhibitor of growth protein 2 isoform X2, which produces MFPFTRVKLFEVETLKEIDDVYEKYKKEDDLNQKKRLQQLLQRALINSQELGDEKIQIVTQMLELVENRARQMELHSQCFQDPAESERASDKAKMDSSQPERSSRRPRRQRTSESRDLCHMANGIEDCDDQPPKEKKSKSAKKKKRSKAKQEREASPVEFAIDPNEPTYCLCNQVSYGEMIGCDNEQCPIEWFHFSCVSLTYKPKGKWYCPKCRGDNEKTMDKSTEKTKKDRRSR; this is translated from the exons ATGTTTCCTTTCACAAGAGTTAAGCTATTTGAAGTTG aaacGTTAAAGGAAATTGATGAtgtctatgaaaaatataagaaagaagaTGATTTAAACCAAAAGAAACGTCTACAGCAGCTTCTCCAGAGAGCACTAATTAATAGTCAAGAATTGGGAGATGAAAAAATCCAGATTGTTACACAAATGCTCGAATTGGTAGAAAATCGGGCAAGACAAATGGAGTTACATTCGCAGTGTTTCCAAGATCCTGCTGAAAGTGAACGGGCCTCAGATAAAGCAAAGATGGATTCTAGCCAACCAGAAAGATCTTCAAGAAGACCCCGCAGACAGCGGACCAGTGAAAGCCGTGATTTATGTCATATGGCAAATGGGATTGAAGACTGTGATGATCAGCCacctaaagaaaagaaatccaagtCAGCAAAGAAGAAGAAACGCTCCAAGGCCAAGCAGGAAAGGGAAGCTTCACCTGTTGAGTTTGCGATAGATCCTAACGAACCTACATACTGCTTATGCAACCAAGTGTCTTATGGGGAGATGATAGGATGTGACAATGAACAGTGTCCAATTGAATGGTTTCACTTTTCATGTGTTTCACTCACCTATAAACCAAAGGGGAAATGGTATTGCCCAAAGTGCAGGGGAGACAATGAGAAAACCATGGACAAAagtactgaaaagacaaaaaaggataGAAGGTCGAGGTAG